In the Candidatus Ozemobacteraceae bacterium genome, one interval contains:
- a CDS encoding diguanylate cyclase — translation MNFTLRIQAYLLTVWVAGWFIFRKNGVELPLVPYVAIAAATAVVVQVIVYRSIMKPLRRFVEISDNIADGDFDQSLEKIEFAAVQDVHQGMSKIVSTLVESRGAIENYMQTISSMNKELAQKVDSLSVLYSASRSMGTTLSIDSLIRTLLTLFMERIGTAGAAIMLYNDRTDMITIKDLLGFPPELFAKFRFYSDNKIASSILSQEECWSPAETDLTLMAAEFETDAVRSIRTLFPMRIKDHFVGIVVLGEKKDGSAYSDADRQLIQAVVGLACTSINNATLYEKSEATKNELDRKVFNLMALQQAGKVLSSTLNLEELIKSSIDMFLETVWANKGVLMLSAEDRPDLEVKAFKGISSEEVDGLCKDPAESWAMTTLEKEKKPILSHELTKASNFQSYLAVNRMLPFSVYIPLLKEGEIYGVMKIGQKINGEPFTENDLEFFTTLASQAVIAYENARLYSLAITDSITKLYVHRYFQLRLDEEVKRSRRYNSTLSLLLCDIDHFKMINDQYGHQQGDIILREVSLILRRNIRSTDIAARYGGEEFVIILPETTQSDARIVAERIRRDTAKFEFPALAPGQPPLHCTISIGVAGFPLNADSKDELIQKADSSMYQAKGQGRNRVVLCGTEL, via the coding sequence ATGAATTTCACCCTGCGAATCCAGGCCTACCTGCTCACCGTCTGGGTGGCAGGCTGGTTCATCTTCCGGAAAAACGGCGTCGAGTTGCCCCTCGTGCCGTACGTGGCTATCGCGGCCGCGACCGCCGTGGTCGTCCAGGTCATCGTCTACCGGAGCATCATGAAACCGCTCCGCCGGTTCGTCGAGATATCGGACAACATCGCCGACGGCGATTTCGACCAGAGTCTCGAGAAGATCGAATTCGCCGCGGTCCAGGACGTCCATCAGGGGATGTCGAAGATCGTCAGCACCCTCGTCGAATCGCGGGGCGCGATCGAGAACTACATGCAGACGATCAGCAGCATGAACAAGGAGCTGGCCCAGAAGGTCGATTCGCTGTCCGTCCTGTACTCCGCCAGCCGCTCGATGGGCACCACGCTCAGCATCGACTCCCTGATCCGGACGCTTCTGACACTATTCATGGAGCGCATCGGGACGGCCGGCGCGGCGATCATGCTCTACAACGACCGCACCGACATGATCACGATCAAGGACCTTCTCGGCTTTCCGCCCGAGCTGTTCGCGAAGTTCCGGTTCTACTCGGATAATAAAATAGCTTCAAGTATATTATCCCAGGAGGAGTGCTGGTCGCCGGCCGAGACCGATCTGACCCTGATGGCCGCCGAGTTCGAAACCGACGCCGTCCGGTCGATCCGGACCCTGTTCCCGATGCGCATCAAGGACCATTTCGTCGGCATCGTGGTTCTGGGCGAGAAAAAGGACGGAAGCGCCTATTCCGATGCAGACCGGCAGCTGATCCAGGCCGTCGTCGGCCTCGCATGCACCTCGATCAACAATGCGACGCTCTACGAGAAGTCCGAGGCAACGAAGAACGAACTCGACCGGAAGGTGTTCAACCTGATGGCGCTCCAGCAGGCCGGCAAAGTGCTCAGCTCGACCCTCAACCTCGAAGAGCTGATCAAAAGCTCGATTGACATGTTTCTCGAGACCGTGTGGGCCAACAAGGGCGTGCTGATGCTCTCCGCGGAAGACCGGCCGGACCTCGAGGTGAAGGCGTTCAAGGGCATCTCATCGGAAGAGGTCGACGGGCTGTGCAAGGACCCCGCCGAGTCATGGGCCATGACCACCCTCGAGAAGGAAAAAAAGCCGATCCTTTCTCACGAGCTCACGAAGGCATCCAATTTCCAGAGCTACCTCGCCGTGAACCGCATGCTGCCGTTCTCCGTCTACATCCCGCTCCTGAAAGAGGGCGAGATCTACGGCGTGATGAAGATCGGCCAGAAGATCAACGGCGAACCCTTCACCGAAAACGATCTCGAATTCTTCACGACGCTGGCCTCCCAGGCCGTCATCGCCTACGAGAACGCCCGTCTCTACTCGCTCGCCATCACCGACTCGATCACGAAACTGTACGTCCATCGCTACTTCCAGCTCCGCCTCGACGAGGAAGTGAAGCGGAGTCGCAGATACAACTCCACCCTGTCGCTGCTTCTCTGCGACATCGACCATTTCAAGATGATCAACGACCAGTACGGGCACCAGCAGGGCGACATCATTCTCCGCGAGGTCAGCCTGATCCTGCGGCGCAACATCCGATCGACGGACATCGCGGCCCGCTACGGCGGCGAGGAGTTCGTCATCATCCTGCCCGAGACGACCCAGTCGGATGCCCGCATCGTCGCGGAACGCATCAGGCGCGACACGGCGAAGTTCGAGTTCCCCGCCCTCGCGCCGGGCCAGCCGCCCCTGCACTGCACCATCTCGATCGGCGTCGCCGGCTTCCCGCTGAACGCCGATTCGAAGGACGAGCTCATTCAGAAGGCCGACAGTTCGATGTACCAGGCCAAGGGGCAGGGCCGTAACCGCGTCGTCCTGTGCGGAACGGAATTGTGA
- a CDS encoding ribose-phosphate pyrophosphokinase, whose protein sequence is MVNGKQVKIFSGTANPKLVQSICEYLQVREGRIMHNKFADGELYCRIDESVRGCDTFIIQPTCPPVTDNLMRLLITIDALRRASAGSVTAVVPYFGYSRQEKKSTGREPITAKLVANLICTAGAGRIVSVDMHDPALQGFFDIPVDHLSASTLLADHFRSSDLSNTVIVSPDTGGVHRARAFANRLGLPLAIIDKRRPEANKAVVMNVIGEVKGRDVIIIDDIIDTAGTLVRVAEALSEKGVKKIIACCTHALLSDPAAERIAPSAVTEIVTTDSIPVDEEKRKKCRVHTISLSRLVGEAIQRIYDKRSVSELFI, encoded by the coding sequence ATGGTCAACGGCAAGCAGGTGAAGATCTTCTCCGGCACCGCGAATCCCAAGCTTGTACAGTCGATCTGCGAGTATCTGCAGGTCCGCGAGGGCAGGATCATGCACAACAAGTTCGCCGACGGCGAGTTGTACTGCCGCATCGACGAGTCGGTGCGCGGCTGCGACACGTTCATCATCCAGCCGACCTGTCCGCCGGTGACGGACAACCTGATGCGCCTGCTGATCACGATCGACGCGCTCCGCCGCGCCTCGGCCGGCAGCGTCACGGCCGTCGTGCCGTATTTCGGCTACAGCCGCCAGGAAAAGAAGAGCACCGGCCGCGAGCCGATTACCGCGAAACTCGTCGCCAACCTCATCTGCACGGCCGGCGCCGGGCGTATTGTATCGGTCGATATGCATGACCCCGCCCTCCAGGGCTTCTTCGACATCCCCGTCGATCATCTCTCGGCCTCGACCCTGCTCGCCGACCATTTCCGGAGTTCGGACCTCTCGAACACGGTCATCGTCTCGCCCGACACCGGCGGCGTTCACCGCGCCAGGGCGTTCGCCAACAGGCTCGGTCTGCCTCTCGCGATCATCGACAAGCGTCGCCCCGAAGCCAACAAGGCCGTCGTGATGAACGTCATCGGCGAGGTCAAGGGCCGCGACGTCATCATCATCGACGACATCATCGACACGGCGGGCACGCTGGTCAGGGTCGCCGAAGCTCTTTCCGAAAAAGGCGTGAAGAAGATCATCGCCTGCTGCACTCACGCCCTCCTCTCCGACCCGGCTGCCGAGCGGATCGCGCCCTCCGCCGTGACCGAGATCGTGACGACCGACTCGATTCCGGTCGACGAGGAAAAGCGCAAGAAGTGTCGCGTTCACACGATTTCGCTGTCGCGGCTGGTGGGCGAAGCCATCCAGCGCATCTACGACAAGCGCTCCGTCAGCGAACTGTTCATCTAG
- a CDS encoding tetratricopeptide repeat protein → MRFMRTPLLIGGLSVALLATTLAGCGGGGRRRNPVSATVERPEKSGKEIPGSEANARIRAALDRGDAKTAERLARKRIESHPADGEAHRLLARSLVALNRPDEDVKKALEKAEVLQPGDASVRQGLAGLLDADAAGALEAGDPEKAIRLWKRCLAMKYEPRQTEKRLAEAYRRLGETKASAGRPAEAEKAFREAIGIIPDSPMPRLDLAKLLMDGDRLVEAQRELKELVDAHPNFEAGLVSYASLLRRMGDVRGALRQVEQVLEFAPRNAEALTLKADLANTIPVGQAESPSSDQSDEPDADTVRKLARLESAGDLAGQQALLETYLAAHPDAAWAKLRQATLYERMGRHEDALALVETYLSGSPDDLRARLLRARCLQFAGRTDDALQALNELASENKATAQVFDETGLVYAKLGRFAEAGACWKRALSANPSYAPAMFNIGQLAMEQGKADEARDWFDKALAREPANLKFRYFAGLNLKQAGMEPEAKAVWESAKAYLAPSDPYALRIAAALGKPLPAPAAPAASVPVAVAAEPLPVAIRSTSVGNVVVPPSTGSETSDPVYQAALESARAGRYQEAIDGFGRILAASPTNFNARMNLGNVYMAMNRPSDAAAHYLLALKQERSNANALKALSRAYDELGLRGHAAGLAARATGASADSGVPAATTRSNPRAFGPFTKTLLANGLAEEALSIVSVGVAENPDSPELALLQGDVYLALRQDAQAESAFRRALEIDGQNPAPLVKLGDLYWTRRQTDAAVLQYQAALKSPLIDPDTMFGIVERFNRLGRRTDAAELLGRLKGMNLSETQLAELHRYTGSPSPSVE, encoded by the coding sequence ATGCGTTTCATGCGAACTCCTCTTCTGATCGGGGGGCTTTCGGTAGCTCTCCTGGCCACGACCCTCGCGGGCTGCGGCGGTGGCGGCCGGCGTCGGAACCCGGTCTCCGCGACCGTCGAACGGCCGGAAAAGAGCGGGAAGGAGATCCCGGGAAGCGAGGCCAACGCTCGTATCCGCGCCGCGCTCGACCGGGGCGACGCGAAGACCGCTGAACGGCTCGCCCGGAAGCGGATCGAAAGCCATCCGGCCGACGGGGAGGCACATCGCTTGCTGGCGCGCAGCCTCGTCGCGCTGAACCGCCCGGACGAGGACGTGAAAAAGGCGCTGGAAAAGGCCGAAGTCCTGCAACCGGGCGATGCGAGCGTGCGTCAGGGGTTGGCGGGCCTTCTCGACGCCGATGCGGCCGGGGCGCTCGAAGCGGGAGACCCGGAAAAAGCGATTCGACTCTGGAAACGATGTCTGGCGATGAAATACGAGCCCCGGCAGACCGAGAAACGACTTGCCGAAGCATACAGGCGCCTGGGCGAAACGAAGGCTTCGGCCGGCCGGCCGGCTGAAGCCGAAAAGGCGTTCAGGGAGGCCATCGGGATCATTCCCGACAGTCCGATGCCTCGGCTCGACCTCGCGAAGCTCCTGATGGACGGCGATCGCCTGGTCGAGGCCCAGCGCGAGCTGAAAGAGTTGGTCGATGCCCATCCGAACTTCGAGGCCGGCCTCGTTTCCTACGCGTCCCTGCTGAGACGCATGGGTGACGTGCGCGGCGCGCTCCGACAGGTCGAGCAGGTGCTCGAATTCGCTCCCCGAAATGCAGAGGCGCTGACGCTCAAGGCCGATCTCGCGAACACCATCCCCGTCGGCCAGGCAGAAAGCCCTTCGTCGGACCAGTCCGACGAGCCCGACGCCGACACCGTCCGAAAGCTGGCCCGGCTCGAGTCGGCCGGCGACCTGGCCGGACAGCAGGCCCTTCTCGAAACGTATCTTGCCGCCCATCCCGACGCCGCCTGGGCGAAACTGCGCCAGGCGACGCTGTACGAGCGCATGGGCAGGCACGAGGACGCTCTCGCCCTCGTCGAAACCTACCTCTCCGGCTCGCCGGACGACCTTCGCGCGCGCCTGCTGCGCGCCCGGTGCCTCCAGTTCGCCGGCCGCACCGACGATGCGCTTCAGGCGCTGAACGAGCTCGCATCGGAAAACAAGGCGACCGCCCAGGTGTTCGACGAGACGGGCCTGGTCTACGCGAAGCTCGGCAGATTCGCCGAGGCCGGAGCATGCTGGAAACGAGCCCTCTCCGCGAATCCTTCCTACGCCCCGGCGATGTTCAATATCGGCCAGTTGGCGATGGAGCAGGGAAAGGCCGACGAGGCGCGTGACTGGTTCGACAAAGCCCTCGCCAGGGAACCCGCGAACCTGAAGTTCCGGTATTTCGCGGGACTCAACCTCAAGCAGGCCGGCATGGAACCCGAGGCGAAAGCCGTCTGGGAAAGCGCGAAGGCCTATCTTGCGCCGTCCGACCCGTATGCGCTCCGCATCGCCGCGGCCCTCGGAAAGCCGCTTCCCGCCCCTGCGGCGCCGGCCGCCTCCGTTCCCGTCGCTGTCGCGGCTGAACCTCTCCCCGTGGCGATTCGTTCGACATCGGTCGGGAACGTCGTCGTTCCGCCTTCGACCGGAAGCGAGACGTCCGATCCGGTCTACCAGGCCGCGCTTGAGTCGGCCCGCGCCGGCCGATACCAGGAGGCGATCGACGGGTTCGGCCGAATCCTGGCGGCTTCTCCGACGAATTTCAACGCCCGCATGAATCTCGGAAACGTCTACATGGCGATGAACAGACCGAGCGACGCGGCCGCCCACTACCTGCTCGCGCTCAAACAGGAGCGGAGCAACGCCAACGCCCTCAAGGCGCTGAGCCGGGCGTACGACGAACTCGGCCTTCGCGGCCACGCGGCCGGACTGGCGGCGCGCGCGACCGGAGCGTCCGCCGATTCCGGCGTCCCCGCGGCGACGACGCGAAGCAACCCGCGGGCCTTCGGACCGTTCACGAAGACGCTTCTGGCGAATGGCCTTGCGGAAGAGGCGCTGTCGATCGTCAGCGTCGGCGTCGCGGAAAACCCCGACTCGCCGGAACTCGCCCTGCTCCAGGGCGACGTCTACCTCGCCCTCCGGCAGGATGCGCAGGCCGAATCCGCCTTCAGGCGCGCTCTCGAGATCGACGGGCAGAACCCGGCCCCCCTCGTGAAGCTGGGGGACCTGTACTGGACCCGCCGTCAGACCGATGCGGCGGTTCTCCAATATCAGGCGGCTTTGAAAAGCCCCCTGATCGACCCGGATACCATGTTCGGCATCGTCGAACGGTTCAACCGCCTCGGGAGGCGGACCGACGCGGCGGAGCTTCTCGGCCGTCTCAAGGGGATGAATCTCTCCGAGACGCAATTGGCCGAGCTTCACAGGTATACCGGCAGCCCGTCGCCATCCGTCGAGTGA
- a CDS encoding ATP-binding protein, with protein MPVSGGYDIDKLIDSAPDRTTLVDLELSGNPRCLALVRRLLEASAHSMLLDETLLNDIKLAVTEACTNVIKHAFKYDPTKKFGVTIQISPMLYLIRVIYEDSGFNPDSIPLPDLDEYKGGGLGVYIMRNIMDDVVYSTDPPTGMVTLRMVKLLKPLFTTGGPM; from the coding sequence GTGCCCGTTTCCGGCGGATACGATATAGACAAGTTGATTGATTCGGCGCCTGACAGGACGACGCTCGTCGATCTCGAACTGTCGGGCAATCCGCGTTGCCTTGCCCTCGTGCGGCGTCTTCTCGAGGCAAGCGCCCATTCGATGCTTCTCGACGAGACCCTGCTCAACGACATCAAGCTCGCCGTGACCGAGGCATGCACGAACGTCATCAAGCATGCGTTCAAATACGATCCGACGAAAAAATTCGGGGTCACGATCCAGATTTCCCCGATGCTCTACCTGATTCGCGTGATCTATGAAGATTCCGGGTTCAATCCTGATTCGATCCCCCTCCCGGATCTCGATGAATACAAAGGCGGAGGGCTCGGCGTTTATATCATGCGCAACATCATGGATGACGTGGTATATTCAACAGACCCCCCCACGGGGATGGTGACCTTGCGTATGGTAAAATTGCTGAAACCTCTTTTCACGACCGGAGGCCCCATGTGA
- a CDS encoding NTP transferase domain-containing protein, with product MAADSITALVLAAGKGVRMKSDLPKVLHPILGRPMVRYVIDTVRSIGADPVHVVVGFGKERLIEALRDDGTMFVEQPEQLGTGHAAQCFARACPTPPAHLLVVCGDTPLLSRDTLRTMVETHLRERPACTMMTLDMAEPGGYGRILRDRDGNVTEIREAKDCSDDQKKIREVNLAIYLFDGPALYERLFKLTNRNNQKEYYLTDIVGMLTTDGKRVLAIRERDERSTLGINSRADLAMVGDILRRQVLERHMAAGVTILDPGQTWIEPGVTIGAETVVWPGTTLTGATSVGRRAVIGPQTMISDSNVGDGAVVRFSVIDRATVRDGVTLSPFTNISGNEPA from the coding sequence ATGGCTGCCGACAGCATCACCGCCCTCGTTCTCGCCGCCGGCAAAGGGGTCCGGATGAAATCCGACCTGCCGAAGGTCCTCCACCCGATTCTCGGCCGCCCGATGGTCCGATACGTCATCGACACGGTGCGCTCGATCGGCGCCGACCCGGTCCATGTCGTCGTGGGATTCGGCAAGGAGCGCCTGATCGAGGCGCTGCGCGACGACGGGACCATGTTTGTCGAACAGCCCGAGCAGCTCGGAACGGGCCACGCGGCCCAGTGCTTCGCCCGCGCCTGCCCGACGCCGCCCGCACATCTGCTCGTGGTGTGCGGTGACACGCCCCTCCTGTCGCGCGACACCCTTCGCACCATGGTCGAGACGCACCTGCGCGAGCGGCCGGCCTGCACGATGATGACTCTCGACATGGCCGAACCGGGCGGATACGGCCGCATCCTGCGAGACCGGGACGGCAACGTGACCGAGATTCGCGAGGCCAAGGACTGCTCCGACGACCAGAAGAAAATCAGGGAAGTGAACCTGGCGATCTATCTCTTCGACGGCCCGGCGCTCTACGAGCGGCTCTTCAAGCTGACCAACCGCAACAATCAGAAGGAATACTACCTGACGGACATCGTCGGGATGCTGACGACCGACGGAAAGCGCGTTCTCGCGATCCGGGAGCGGGACGAGCGGTCGACCCTCGGCATCAACAGCCGCGCCGACCTGGCGATGGTGGGCGACATCCTGCGCCGCCAGGTGCTCGAACGTCACATGGCGGCCGGCGTGACGATTCTCGACCCCGGCCAGACCTGGATCGAGCCCGGCGTGACGATCGGCGCAGAGACCGTCGTCTGGCCTGGAACGACGCTGACCGGCGCGACCTCCGTCGGACGTCGCGCCGTCATCGGCCCCCAGACGATGATTTCGGACTCGAACGTCGGCGACGGCGCCGTCGTCAGATTCAGCGTGATCGACCGCGCGACCGTCCGCGACGGCGTGACCCTTTCACCATTCACGAACATCTCGGGGAACGAGCCCGCCTGA
- a CDS encoding SpoVG family protein: MNITDIRIVRLKTPQGQTRAFAEVTFDGELAIRDFKVIETPRGLFVSMPARRAPDGRFHDLVIPVTGELRGRIQASILRAYEDELARP, encoded by the coding sequence TTGAACATCACCGACATCAGGATCGTCCGGCTGAAAACCCCTCAGGGACAGACGCGAGCCTTCGCCGAGGTCACGTTCGACGGCGAACTGGCGATCCGCGACTTCAAAGTGATCGAAACCCCGCGAGGCCTCTTCGTGAGCATGCCCGCGCGCCGCGCCCCGGACGGGCGTTTCCATGACCTCGTCATCCCCGTGACCGGCGAACTCCGCGGCCGCATCCAGGCGAGCATCCTCCGCGCCTACGAGGACGAACTCGCCCGTCCCTGA
- the tmk gene encoding dTMP kinase, giving the protein MMHPPAAGTTAPSRSPGLFITFEGPEGSGKSTQIRRLAAELEAVGRTVILTREPGGTTAGDRIRSILLDKTGVSLEPETEVFLMLAQRTEHWKKVIEPAKARGCIILCDRYFDSSLAYQGYGRGIDVAAIRKLHIDFLGSGFLPDATVLFDLPPEKGLERVRTSGRGAPDRIESEELAFHRRVREGYLAAAASEPERYLVIPADRDVAQIARDVSAALNARFALNLGCEAPA; this is encoded by the coding sequence ATGATGCATCCGCCTGCCGCCGGAACAACCGCCCCGAGCCGATCGCCGGGGCTGTTCATCACGTTCGAGGGGCCCGAAGGCAGCGGCAAGAGCACCCAGATCAGGCGGCTTGCGGCCGAACTCGAAGCGGTCGGACGAACCGTGATTCTTACGCGCGAACCGGGCGGTACGACCGCCGGCGACCGCATCCGGAGCATCCTCCTGGATAAAACCGGCGTCTCCCTGGAGCCCGAGACGGAAGTGTTTCTGATGCTCGCTCAGCGCACGGAACACTGGAAAAAAGTCATCGAGCCGGCGAAAGCGCGCGGCTGCATCATTCTGTGCGATCGCTATTTCGACAGCAGTCTCGCCTACCAGGGATACGGCCGCGGGATCGACGTCGCCGCGATCCGCAAGCTGCATATCGATTTTCTCGGCTCCGGGTTCCTGCCCGATGCCACGGTTCTGTTCGACCTGCCGCCCGAAAAAGGGCTCGAGCGTGTCAGAACCTCCGGCCGCGGCGCCCCCGACCGCATCGAGTCCGAAGAGCTCGCGTTTCACCGCCGCGTCCGGGAAGGATATCTCGCGGCGGCCGCTTCCGAGCCGGAACGCTACCTCGTCATCCCTGCCGACCGCGACGTCGCGCAGATTGCCCGCGACGTTTCGGCCGCCCTCAACGCCCGGTTCGCCCTGAATCTCGGCTGTGAGGCCCCGGCATGA
- a CDS encoding DUF327 family protein produces MVDIKVKGPAVDPARREAAKKSTGPAGGADRAGFGSAVKSARRQVLDGDLRQMLDKVRSIGDAFFRSPDEEKLDDYKDAVAQYLDRVSKETFSLRQELGSMKDGQQKVYQLVETVKHDVDGMTRESLQKDKALALLGSLDEIRGLVLDLFT; encoded by the coding sequence ATGGTTGACATCAAGGTGAAGGGACCCGCCGTCGATCCGGCGCGGCGCGAGGCGGCGAAAAAATCCACGGGACCGGCGGGCGGAGCGGATCGCGCCGGTTTCGGTTCGGCGGTGAAAAGCGCCAGGCGCCAGGTGCTCGACGGCGATCTGCGCCAGATGCTCGACAAGGTGCGCTCCATCGGCGACGCATTCTTCCGGTCCCCCGACGAAGAAAAGCTCGACGATTACAAGGACGCTGTCGCCCAGTATCTGGACCGTGTTTCGAAAGAAACGTTCTCGCTTCGGCAGGAACTTGGCAGCATGAAAGACGGCCAGCAGAAGGTATATCAGCTCGTCGAGACCGTGAAACACGATGTCGACGGCATGACGCGGGAATCCCTCCAGAAAGACAAGGCCCTGGCGCTTCTCGGCTCTCTCGACGAGATCCGGGGCCTCGTCCTGGACCTGTTCACCTGA
- a CDS encoding STAS domain-containing protein, translating to MKIDIQRDAAHQRTTFVLDGELDVHQAKTLKSTVLEKLEEGVWTYVIEMNSVGYIDSSGLGMLVYLKKEILRSQGRMVIANPTEAVLNVFRLTKLNEFFELG from the coding sequence GTGAAGATAGACATACAGCGGGATGCGGCGCATCAGCGCACGACCTTCGTCCTCGACGGAGAGTTGGACGTCCATCAGGCGAAGACGCTCAAGTCGACCGTTCTCGAGAAGCTCGAGGAGGGCGTCTGGACGTACGTGATCGAGATGAACAGCGTCGGATACATCGACAGCTCGGGGCTCGGCATGCTCGTCTACCTCAAGAAGGAAATCCTTCGAAGCCAGGGACGCATGGTCATCGCCAACCCGACGGAAGCCGTTCTCAACGTCTTCCGCCTCACGAAGCTCAACGAGTTTTTCGAGCTGGGCTGA
- the rapZ gene encoding RNase adapter RapZ, whose amino-acid sequence MESLSQTQSPGTPSPNLMMTIITGLSGAGLTKASRFFEDAGHFLIDNLPPTLLPKFAQLCYDTHGKITKVAIVIDIRGGKFFESMNESLQQLENMGVRVRILFLEAEDDILVRRFSETRRKHPLSSGGRIVDDIKYERKRLAEIRARADFIINTSELSSHELYDEIRKIIDYESASQSMSLVIVSFGFKHGIPLDADMVFDVRFLPNPYYVPEMKYLSGLDKPVADFVLGSEVGSQFVGRLKEFLEYLIPQFVQEPKTRVQIAIGCTGGRHRSVAMAEYLADTLEHPQVLVSRKHRDLELD is encoded by the coding sequence ATGGAATCCCTTTCACAGACCCAGTCTCCCGGAACCCCGTCGCCGAACCTCATGATGACGATCATCACGGGGCTCTCCGGCGCCGGCCTGACGAAGGCCAGCCGGTTCTTCGAGGATGCCGGCCATTTCCTGATCGACAACCTTCCGCCGACGCTCCTGCCGAAATTCGCCCAGCTCTGCTACGACACTCACGGGAAAATCACCAAGGTCGCGATCGTCATCGACATCCGCGGCGGCAAGTTCTTCGAGAGCATGAATGAATCGCTTCAGCAGCTCGAAAACATGGGGGTCAGGGTCAGGATCCTGTTCCTCGAGGCCGAAGACGACATTCTCGTAAGGCGGTTCTCCGAAACCCGCCGCAAACACCCGCTCAGTTCGGGCGGGCGCATCGTCGACGACATCAAATACGAACGGAAACGGCTGGCCGAGATTCGCGCGCGAGCCGACTTCATCATCAACACCTCGGAACTCTCCTCGCACGAGCTGTACGACGAGATCCGCAAGATCATCGACTACGAATCCGCATCCCAGTCCATGTCGCTCGTCATCGTGAGCTTCGGATTCAAGCACGGAATCCCGCTCGATGCCGACATGGTGTTCGACGTGCGGTTCCTGCCGAATCCCTATTACGTTCCCGAGATGAAATACCTTTCGGGGCTCGACAAGCCAGTGGCCGATTTCGTCCTCGGCTCCGAAGTCGGAAGCCAGTTCGTCGGGCGGCTGAAGGAGTTTCTCGAATACCTGATCCCGCAGTTCGTCCAGGAACCGAAAACACGCGTCCAGATCGCGATCGGCTGCACGGGCGGACGGCACCGGTCGGTCGCCATGGCCGAGTATCTCGCCGACACGCTCGAGCATCCCCAGGTGCTCGTTTCCCGGAAACATCGCGATCTGGAGCTGGACTGA